AACAAGCGCAAATTTCAGGCTCAGCTTCATTCCGATGAGGATACGACACGCGACACTCTTGAACAACCGCCTTCATCTCCCAGGTGCAGGATTCCCAGGGTTTCCCGGCTTTCCCGGCTTTCCCGGCTTTCCACGGAGCCGCCAGCTCTGTCTCGGGCTACCCTAGGCGCAACACTTCTTATGCTTGCGACCGCTGCCGCAGGGACATGGGTCATTGCGACCCACCTTGCGGGCGCCTCGAACTACAGGCTGTTGCGGCGGACAACAGCTCGTATCCGTACAACCCGAGTCCTTCTCGACAGGCGATTCCCGACTGGTCATTGGATTGTCTTCATTCACGAGTTCTTGTCTCCAGGTTTCAACAGCCGCATCCTGCGACCGGTTACACCTAATCCGGTTAATCGAAAACACGGTCAATCGGCAACTTCAAGGCACGACCGCCGCACTTGCCCGATCGCCTAAAGAACCTTGTAGCGTGGACCTCGTTTTCTCGGAATCTTCTTGTCTGCGGGCAAACGGCAGATTCGATCCATGATGGTCACGCTGCCATCGGCGTATTCCCAAACCAGTTGGTCTCCACGCAGATAACGCCGGACCACGACCGGCCCCCACCCAAAGACATGAAAATCCAGGACACCGTCGTTCCAGACTACATCGGCTGAGGTGCGCGGGCAGTATTCGCGGTCGCCGATCGTGAACAAGACCGCCCCTTCGGTATCATTCGATGTGGAGCCGCCGGTCAGATTGGGCCCCTTGTCATGGATGATCCCGGAACTGGTCACCACCGTCCGGGCCCCGCATTGCTCGATTCGCTCGACATGGCCGATATGAGTGCCCTCGACGCCTTGCCAAAGGCCCCGGATGTCCACGGCGCCGTCAACGAGTGGCTCGCCACATTCGGCCAGAATCGGCAGCGGGAAATGTTCGTAACCACAGCCCGGTGTGTTGCCCTTGGCGATCTCCGCTGCCTTCTTCCCGCGACCATCGAGAACCGGCAGGTCGCAATAATCCAGAAGGCTGCCGTCGCCGGCAAGAGTTGCCGGATCGATTGTCAGTGGCGGCCGAGAAGAGAGGAAAATCATCCAGAAGGCACCCGCAAACAAGGCGACCAGCACCATTGGAATTCGAATCAGCCACTTCCGCATCCGATCATACCTCCCCAACCGAACTACTCGGCAAAACCCACCATCTTTGTATCGCCACGAAACGGCAAACCTTGCTCCTGGTTCGGCATAAGCGGCAGGTCGTTTTCTTGCCACAGCGGACCCCAACAACCGTGGCGCTCCAGCAGCACTCGGCCTGCGGCCTGTGCGCTGGCGGGCATTCGCTCATAATGCAAACGCAGTTCCGCGAGGCACCAGACGCGATAGCGTGAATAGCGCGCACCGCGAAATTGCGCCCCGCCCAGATTCACATCAAAGCGCTTTTTTCCCGCGCGGACAGCCGCCACATTCGCGTTGAGGTACGGCAGGTAGGTGCCCCCGATCTCGTCGAGCAGCGGGCCGAAATCCTCCGGGATCCCGTCGCGCAGCGTGCCGCGACACTCCGCGATCCGCGTTTTCCAAAGCCGCGCGACCCACTCCAGAACCGAGGGTGCGTGCCTTCGAAGGATCTCCAGAGGCAAGGGATCAAGGGCGAAATGCCGAAAGAACGGGCCGGCGAAACCGATATCTGCGAGCGTGGGGCGGTCGCCCAAAAGGAATGGGCGATCTTGAAAGATCGTCTCGAGCGCCCGCAGGAGACGATGGTAATCGGCTTCGACAGCGGCAACGCTGGCCTCATGGATCCCGTCGCCGGCGGTATAACCGGATCGCTGGCGACGTCGCAGATAACGCCATTTCAAACCCATCGGCGCCGGCACCTCGCGCAAGCAGGTCCTGGCAAGGTGCCAGGCCGCAAACCGCGAGCCCTCCTCGGAATACCATCGGTAATGCATCGCGGGGCGCCACCACCACTCGTCGGCCCAGTCTTCCAGGAAATAACATAGAAAGGCCTGCAAGGGATCCACGGGGAGAAGACCATCTTCCGGGAACTGCGCCTCGAACCATTGAATCATCTTGGTCGTATCCGTCATCCAGCGGCCATCGGCCAACTCGACGGTGGGCATCTGGGTGACACCGACCTCACGTTTGCGAATTTTCTCGTCACGCGGAAACTGCATATTACGCAATTCGTAAGGAATTCCGCGCACACGAAAGTAGTTCTCCATCTTCCCGGTGAAGTAGGAGATATCCGAGCCCGAGAGCACAACCGGCAAGAGCGCACCCTCGCGAGA
The genomic region above belongs to Candidatus Binatia bacterium and contains:
- a CDS encoding SEC-C metal-binding domain-containing protein, producing the protein MTSRESPVEKDSGCTDTSCCPPQQPVVRGARKVGRNDPCPCGSGRKHKKCCA
- a CDS encoding glutathione S-transferase family protein; the encoded protein is MADLTTGNSREGALLPVVLSGSDISYFTGKMENYFRVRGIPYELRNMQFPRDEKIRKREVGVTQMPTVELADGRWMTDTTKMIQWFEAQFPEDGLLPVDPLQAFLCYFLEDWADEWWWRPAMHYRWYSEEGSRFAAWHLARTCLREVPAPMGLKWRYLRRRQRSGYTAGDGIHEASVAAVEADYHRLLRALETIFQDRPFLLGDRPTLADIGFAGPFFRHFALDPLPLEILRRHAPSVLEWVARLWKTRIAECRGTLRDGIPEDFGPLLDEIGGTYLPYLNANVAAVRAGKKRFDVNLGGAQFRGARYSRYRVWCLAELRLHYERMPASAQAAGRVLLERHGCWGPLWQENDLPLMPNQEQGLPFRGDTKMVGFAE